One Coffea arabica cultivar ET-39 chromosome 5e, Coffea Arabica ET-39 HiFi, whole genome shotgun sequence DNA segment encodes these proteins:
- the LOC113689670 gene encoding nuclear-pore anchor isoform X2 — MPLFLSSEEFQSCSNDAALVAEKADAFIQELMNQLETVKAKADAASITAEQTCSLLEQKYVSLSSEFSSLQSQHSQLNASLEERLTEITELRAQNHQIHLLSTGKDGDIERLSTEASELHKSKRQLIELLQQKELEISEKSSIIKSYLDKIVYLTENAASKEARVSELETELARSQASCTRICQEKELIERHNSWLNDELKVKVDNLIELRKAHSELEAEMSAKLADVEKNWNETSSSLKWNKDRVKELESKLASLEQELLSGKDAAATIEKQFSSEISTWKKLVDLYKESSEEWSKKAGELEGVVKALETHLVQVEDDYKQRLESEASARKEIEKEADCLKENFEKCAAELESFKRKDDLKPLPLSSFTSELWVDPREGTNTVEDNRMLLPSIPVGVSGTALAASLLRDGWSLAQLYTKYQEAVDALRHEQLGRKQSQAILERVLYEIEEKAGVILDERAEHERMVEAYSSLNQKLQHSLSEQTALQSHTQELKADLRRHEREYAAAQKEVVDLQKQVSVLLKECRDIQLRGGSVCHDYGDTFMAGSGVSTEDAYNAADVIPEQLLAFKDISGLVEQNVQLRRLVHSLSEDIASRETELKEKYEKELQRHTDEAGSKVNAVLARAEEQACMIESLHTSVAMYKRLYEEAHKPRSPNPLLQEAVPVERGKAIIGLADDSYESLKKAQEKAHKQVKYLDEEFGKSRCEIISLRSECDKLALEAQLAREKLERFMAEYEHQRDEYNGLLARNVEFSQLIIDYQRKLRDSSDSQRAAEELSRKLTMEVSLVKQEKEMLLNAERRAADEIRSLSERAHRLQASLNTIESTEEVREEARCAERKKQELYINQIEREWAEAKKELNEERDRVRNLTLERESSLNNALKQVEEIGKELSKALHALAAAEARASIAEARCSELEEKMKLANFEASEKYGKGGPNSTANNEIVLDLHTAEHEIAKLREEARINKEHMLQYKNIAQASEEALKQLEVAHENSKAEAENFKKSLEAELLSLRQRVTELEEECNLKNKEVEFATVRKEEALAAALSEIAFLKEDCSVKTSQVAVLETQISSLKDDLEKEHQKARAAQANYERQVILQSDTIQELTRTSQALATLQEEASELRKLSDALKTENIELKAKWETEKSVLEVLKNDADAKYNEVNELNKLLHSKLEALHIKLAEKDRHSSCVSGSSSHDSLDDDNGLGHIVNYLRRSKEIAETEISLLKQEKRRLQSQLETALKAAESAQASLNAERANLKTSLFTEEEFKSLQLQVREISLLRESNIQLRGENRHNFEECQKLREALQKISIEMEIKERSLEERQNEVEACRRDIEKQMMEKEDFKRKVDELLEKSKSFDVEDYDRLRESVQQMQVNLREKEAQLEEMKVVLSERQSVISRLEQDVSRSKIERNEKESRINEISQVEASLRSDLEKQRRVIAQLKKKSETLSKEKEDMSKENLVLSKQLEDAKQVKRSLGDAAGEHAMKEKEKEKEKEEKDTRIQILEKTVERLREELKKEKDEHKTEKAKRLKTQKTISDSYETVSQHRVKLLDELEKHKQALRMLVDEVEKLKQSRGNQSEGTTEINFLSGSLLEDLATAYHLAVESFHRSAQPVSVEPGASAVVSSAASDTTSAGPTIVAAMAPAISSPAPSTANVPSAKTVHEKEKKSVLVKPSLETRKTGRKLVRPRIIKPEESQPDILMSELEGSDKPSSSNDLENQGNLDIPTSAPGRKRPSALSTPELCEELLVTDETGADVAEPTLKRSRNSETPQEGGEGLPPEGSDSQAAGKLEDSSEVLPASEESMEDIPDLPHVSKGISVNVDKDEGETAAKQAEEPTAEMKMQEEFQNDKGDVADACSNKLNGALLSDVPLKQQADQEIQHPAAESESEREEGELVTDVADLEGSLNMSTTLGSSEPEFLSEHGTASEIPPGVDDDPVDQATVEAGDAEVSQALDDVKNDEGIITEDIGETSHKLNNDIEQAAAETDEVSEAATTNPEKRPPSTGVEIGVSKQGGASAINDTEEGKQASPIYRSSTTINLSERAKERASIRQGGMLSSLTSRGRGRAPRGRGGRSARGRGQTSGKQG, encoded by the exons ATGCCGCTATTCTTGTCGTCAGAGGAGTTCCAGAGCTGCTCGAATGACGCAGCTCTGGTGGCGGAGAAGGCGGACGCTTTCATCCAGGAACTTATGAACCAACTGGAGACGGTGAAAGCCAAAGCTGATGCCGCGTCCATTACTGCCGAACAAACTTGCTCTCTCCTCGAGCAGAAGTACGTCTCCCTCTCCTCCGAGTTCTCCAGCCTCCAGTCCCAGCACTCTCAGCTGAACGCCTCTCTGGAAGAGCGCCTCACCGAAATAACTGAACTCCGAGCCCAAAACCACCAAATTCATTTGCTATCC ACTGGCAAGGATGGGGATATTGAACGGCTGTCGACTGAGGCATCAGAGCTTCATAAATCCAAGAGACAGTTGATAGAGTTATTGCAGCAGAAAGAATTAGAGATCAGTGAGAAGAGTTCGATAATCAAGAGCTATCTTGATAAGATT GTCTACTTGACTGAGAATGCTGCTTCTAAGGAAGCACGAGTCAGTGAGTTGGAGACTGAACTTGCACGATCTCAGGCTTCTTGTACTCGCATTTGTCAG GAGAAAGAGCTCATAGAGAGGCATAACTCATGGCTTAATGATGAGTTAAAAGTCAAAGTTGATAATCTTATTGAGCTGCGGAAAGCACATAGTGAACTTGAAGCCGAAATGTCTGCTAAGCTTGCAGAT GTTGAGAAAAATTGGAACGAGACATCTAGCTCTTTGAAGTGGAATAAAGATAGGGTGAAAGAATTGGAATCAAAGTTAGCCTCCTTAGAGCAG GAGTTACTGTCAGGTAAGGATGCAGCTGCCACTATTGAGAAGCAGTTCTCTTCGGAAATCTCAACA TGGAAAAAGCTCGTGGACCTATACAAGGAGAGCTCTGAGGAATGGTCCAAAAAGGCTGGGGAGCTTGAGGGAGTGGTCAAGGCTTTGGAG ACTCATTTAGTTCAAGTTGAAGATGACTATAAGCAGAGGCTTGAGAGTGAAGCATCAGCAAGAAAGGAAATTGAAAAG GAGGCTGATTgtttgaaggaaaattttgaaaagtgtgCAGCCGAGTTGGAAAGTTTTAAGAGGAAGGACGATCTAAAACCACTTCCCCTGAGTAGTTTTACTTCTGAATT ATGGGTGGACCCAAGGGAAGGTACAAACACTGTTGAGGATAATCGGATGCTTTTGCCGAGTATTCCTGTTGGTGTCTCTGGAACTGCATTAGCAGCTTCCCTTCTTCGAGATGGTTGGAGT TTGGCTCAATTGTACACCAAATATCAAGAAGCTGTTGACGCGTTGCGGCATGAGCAATTGGGAAGAAAACAATCTCAAGCGATTCTGGAGCGT GTACTTTATGAGATAGAGGAGAAAGCAGGTGTCATCTTGGATGAGCGAG CTGAACATGAGAGAATGGTTGAGGCGTACTCTTCACTTAACCAAAAATTGCAACATTCTCTTTCTGAACAAACTGCTCTACAGAGTCACACCCAAGAACTAAAG GCCGACTTGAGGAGGCATGAACGCGAGTATGCTGCAGCCCAAAAGGAGGTTGTTGATCTCCAAAAGCAG GTTTCTGTTCTTCTAAAGGAATGCCGGGACATACAACTGCGTGGTGGATCTGTTTGTCATGATTATGGTGATACTTTTATGGCTGGTTCTGGTGTGTCAACTGAAGATGCTTATAATGCTGCTGATGTTATTCCTGAGCAGTTG CTGGCTTTCAAAGATATTTCTGGATTGGTTGAACAGAATGTCCAGCTCAGACGCCTTGTTCATAGCCTCTCTGAGGATATTGCATCTCGAGAAACTGAGTTAAAG GAGAAGTATGAAAAAGAGCTTCAGAGGCATACCGATGAAGCTGGCTCTAAAGTTAATGCTGTATTAGCTCGAGCTGAAGAGCAGGCATGCATGATTGAATCACTTCACACCTCT GTAGCAATGTACAAGAGGTTGTATGAAGAAGCTCATAAACCTCGTTCTCCGAATCCTCTACTTCAAGAAGCTGTGCCAG TGGAGCGAGGGAAGGCTATCATTGGCCTAGCTGACGATTCTTAT GAATCTTTGAAGAAGGCACAAGAAAAGGCTCATAAGCAGGTGAAATATCTTGATGAAGAATTCGGGAAGTCAAG GTGTGAGATCATATCCTTGCGATCAGAATGTGACAAGTTAGCTCTAGAAGCACAACTAGCACGAGAAAAACTTGAAAGGTTTATGGCAGAATATGAACACCAG AGAGATGAATATAATGGCTTGCTAGCAAGAAATGTTGAGTTCTCACAGTTGATAATTGACTACCAAAGAAAGCTACGTGATAGCTCGGACTCGCAGAGGGCTGCTGAGGAGCTTTCACGAAAATTAACCATGGAG GTCTCTCTTGTCAAGCAAGAAAAGGAAATGTTGTTGAATGCTGAGAGGAGAGCTGCTGATGAAATTCGTAGCTTGTCAGAGAGGGCTCATCGTCTGCAG GCTAGTTTGAATACTATAGAGAGCACGGAAGAAGTTCGAGAG GAGGCCAGATGTGCTGAAAGAAAAAAGCAGGAGCTATATATTAATCAAATTGAG AGAGAATGGGCTGAGGCGAAAAAAGAGCTTAATGAAGAGCGTGACAGGGTCCGAAATCTTACACTAGAGCGGGAAAGTTCCCTGAACAATGCATTGAAACAAGttgaagaaattggaaaagaaTTGAGTAAAGCCTTACATGCACTTGCTGCAGCTGAGGCTAGGGCGTCTATTGCCGAG GCCCGATGCTCTGAGTTGGAGGAGAAGATGAAGTTGGCcaattttgag GCTTCTGAGAAATATGGAAAAGGTGGACCTAACTCTACTGCTAATAATGAG ATTGTATTGGATTTGCACACTGCTGAACATGAAATTGCAAAATTGAGAGAGGAAGCACGAATCAACAAGGAACACATGCTTCAG TATAAAAACATTGCTCAGGCTAGTGAAGAAGCTCTTAAACAGCTGGAAGTTGCCCATGAGAACTCAAAAGCAGAG GCGGAGAATTTCAAGAAGTCGCTCGAGGCAGAACTTTTATCTCTCAGACAAAGGGTTACTGAACTTGAAGAAGAATGCAACTTGAAAAATAAGGAAGTGGAATTTGCAACTGTCAGGAAAGAAGAAGCTCTTGCTGCTGCTTTATCAGAAATTGCATTTCTAAAAGAGGATTGCTCGGTTAAGAC GTCTCAAGTTGCAGTTTTGGAAACAcaaatttcttctttaaaagaTGATTTAGAGAAAGAGCATCAAAAAGCACGTGCTGCTCAAGCTAATTACGAAAGACAG GTTATTCTACAGTCTGATACGATTCAGGAGTTGACTAGAACTTCACAAGCTTTAGCTACACTGCAAGAAGAAGCATCCGAGCTTCGCAAATTGTCAGATGCACTGAAAACAGAAAAT ATTGAACtcaaggccaagtgggaaactGAGAAGTCAGTGCTTGAAGTTCTGAAGAACGATGCAGATGCAAAGTATAATGAGGTTAATGAACTG AACAAGTTATTACATAGCAAGTTAGAGGCTTTACACATCAAATTGGCCGAGAAGGACCGTCATTCTTCCTGTGTTTCTGGAAGCTCTTCTCATGATTCTCTTGATGATGATAATGGTTTGGGACATATTGTAAATTACCTCCGACGCTCGAAAGAAATT GCAGAAACAGAAATTTCTTTGCTAAAACAGGAAAAACGGCGACTTCAATCACAG CTTGAAACTGCTCTGAAGGCAGCAGAGTCAGCTCAAGCGTCACTTAATGCTGAGCGAGCAAATTTAAAGACATCGCTGTTCACTGAGGAAGAGTTCAAATCTCTACAGCTTCAG GTTCGAGAAATAAGTTTGCTTCGGGAAAGTAACATTCAACTCAGAGGGGAAAACAGGCATAATTTTGAGGAATGTCAG AAACTTCGTGAAGCTCTTCAAAAAATTAGTATTGAAATGGAAATTAAGGAGAGAAGTCTTGAGGAGAGGCAAAATGAGGTTGAAGCTTGTAGGAGAGATATTGAAAAACAGATGATGGAGAAAGAAGATTTTAAACGGAAGGTTGATGAG TTATTGGAGAAGTCGAAGAGTTTTGATGTGGAAGATTATGACCGTTTGAGAGAATCAGTTCAGCAGATGCAG GTAAACCTTAGAGAAAAGGAAGCTCAATTAGAAGAAATGAAGGTGGTATTATCTGAGAGGCAAAGTGTGATATCACGTTTGGAGCAGGATGTTTCAAGGAGTAAAATAGAAAGGAATGAAAAGGAGTCCAGGATAAATGAAATATCTCAAGTTGAG GCTTCTTTGAGATCAGATCTTGAAAAGCAGAGGAGGGTGATAGCTCAATTAAAG AAGAAATCTGAAACcttgtcaaaagaaaaggaagacatGAGCAAAGAGAACCTTGTTCTTTCCAAACAATTAGAAGATGCTAAGCAAG TGAAAAGGAGTCTTGGAGATGCTGCAGGTGAGCATGCCAtgaaggagaaggagaaggagaaggagaaggaggAGAAAGACACCAGAATACAG ATTCTGGAAAAAACTGTGGAGAGGTTGAGAGAGGAattgaagaaggaaaaggatGAACATAAAACAGAGAAAGCAAAGCGACTGAAGACGCAGAAGACAATTAGTGACTCATATGAGACTGTTTCTCAG CATCGGGTGAAGTTGTTAGATGAACTGGAGAAGCATAAACAGGCTCTGAGAATGCTTGTAGATGAAGTTGAAAAGCTAAAGCAGTCTAGGGGAAATCAATCAGAG GGAACCACCGAAATTAATTTCCTATCTGGTAGTCTCTTGGAGGACCTTGCTACTGCATATCATCTGGCTGTAGAAAGTTTTCATCGGTCTGCTCAACCAGTATCTGTTGAACCTGGGGCCTCTGCTGTGGTTTCATCAGCGGCTTCGGATACCACTTCTGCAGGGCCTACCATAG TTGCTGCAATGGCTCCAGCAATCTCGTCTCCCGCCCCCTCTACCGCAAATGTTCCTTCTGCCAAAACAGTGcatgaaaaagagaagaaatctgtTTTAGTGAAGCCAAGTCTGGAGACACGCAAGACAGGAAGGAAGCTGGTCCGACCTCGTATTATAAAACCTGAAGAATCCCAGCCTGATATATTGATGTCAGAACTTGAAGGGTCTGATAAGCCTTCATCATCTAATGATTTGGAAAATCAGGGAAATCTTGATATACCGACATCAGCACCTGGTCGTAAGCGCCCATCTGCATTATCAACTCCAGAGTTATGTGAAGAATTGCTTGTGACGGACGAAACAGGCGCAGATGTTGCTGAACCAACACTGAAGAGGTCCAGAAATTCAGAGACCCCACAAGAAGGTGGTGAAGGACTGCCACCAGAGGGCAGCGATTCCCAAGCTGCTGGGAAATTGGAGGATTCTTCTGAAGTTTTGCCTGCTAGTGAAGAATCTATGGAAGATATTCCAGATCTTCCACATGTCTCCAAGGGTATCTCTGTTAATGTTGACAAGGACGAGGGTGAGACTGCTGCTAAGCAGGCTGAAGAGCCAACTGCAGAGATGAAGATGCAGGAAGAATTTCAGAATGACAAAGGTGATGTTGCTGATGCGTGCTCAAACAAGCTGAATGGTGCATTATTATCTGATGTTCCATTAAAACAGCAGGCTGATCAGGAGATTCAGCATCCAGCAGCAGAATCCGAAAGTGAGCGGGAGGAAGGAGAACTGGTTACAGACGTTGCTGATCTAGAGGGTAGTCTTAATATGTCCACTACACTGGGAAGCTCGGAACCTGAATTTCTGTCTGAGCATGGAACAGCTTCTGAAATTCCACCTGGAGTTGATGATGATCCTGTGGATCAGGCAACAGTGGAAGCGGGGGATGCAGAAGTTTCCCAAGCTCTGGATGATGTAAAAAATGATGAGGGTATCATAACTGAAGACATTGGTGAGACTTCTCACAAGTTGAATAATGATATTGAGCAGGCTGCAGCTGAGACAGACGAGGTCTCTGAAGCTGCTACAACTAATCCTGAGAAAAGACCACCTAGCACTGGCGTAGAAATTGGTGTTTCTAAACAAGGTGGAGCAAGTGCCATAAATGATACAGAAGAAGGGAAACAGGCGTCACCTATTTATAGGAGTTCAACAACGATTAATTTGTCCGAGAGGGCGAAGGAAAGGGCTTCTATTAGACAAGGTGGTATGCTTTCTTCCTTGACAAGTAGAGGTCGTGGAAGGGCACCTCGAGGTCGGGGTGGACGTAGTGCCCGCGGCCGTGGCCAAACATCTGGTAAGCAGGGTTAG